In Ectothiorhodospira sp. BSL-9, a single window of DNA contains:
- a CDS encoding site-specific integrase: MSVSDQELDRALASLGITESKTSPTVLQRQRHLLSLVMRHANQDNVLGAEELDALRRANPKTKGTVNDRHLRQLLTALNRQGWQCVLPPRPIKPPRPIAIPSSQRLAAQSLQVDRLERLMRREWRHHSRDPRGCLFLAALLLVTRCGASGQVAAGILSRLRVCDVDTMPPTKGRIFTPIHGAAGYDSCHWFNPPRPLQDLLLQHHRRVKSSGTERLLFHEALRGDEVEDGCLDERVRKILNQYLKVIANAPTTREMGISLPRTWTGVSLAGRWLARRHGVPPAVLEILAVYPLPVAPLDLELHRTPNSIPSRRHYPEYGSETYLEESIAQVSAPLPKLSISGDQPLGDWSAAARLELQRFLRQSQESCANREGGPLVASRGKVFASLVLAALKRADRLQSSTRSVLHMALHWLAEKLGKREIRLSTARTYVGRLFQPRLFDVSESIDMASWDDEFIEHITLQLLENPKWSHKTQQEFLDKWMQFLRYCAREDIGVISPSDLPRWDNQKHNPEIHVGRRTLITPFQFDFVLRVLDDRQDLTKEKRQELQAVLILGFYGGLRSSEVLNLTVADVVSGIDEFYVLVRQTKTPAGRRSVPFHRILPEETLRILKSWCRDRFDIAKGEEGGASVRRIPMVGPLVANRRPSWQEVIAEPIQVLRQALQADIDFHGLRHCAASWLVLRGYAAYHSDIRESLSHADHAIFSDICLERLRGLFETYEPQASVGEEKFLVHIAKIIGHANLRTLILTYTHTLGPIQSHALRSANEWVVHANRINVGCHTEEKQGR; this comes from the coding sequence ATGTCTGTTAGCGACCAAGAGCTGGATCGCGCTCTCGCCTCGTTGGGTATTACGGAGTCCAAAACATCGCCCACTGTCTTGCAAAGGCAACGTCACCTCCTGTCTCTGGTGATGAGACATGCGAATCAGGACAACGTGCTTGGTGCCGAGGAATTGGACGCGCTACGGCGCGCCAACCCGAAAACAAAAGGTACGGTCAACGACCGTCATTTGCGACAACTTCTTACCGCGCTGAATCGACAAGGTTGGCAGTGTGTATTGCCACCACGCCCGATCAAACCCCCTCGACCGATTGCCATACCGTCCAGCCAACGACTGGCTGCGCAGTCCCTTCAGGTGGATCGCCTCGAACGTCTGATGAGACGCGAATGGCGCCACCACTCCCGGGATCCACGGGGCTGTCTGTTTCTGGCAGCCTTGCTGCTGGTGACGCGCTGTGGGGCCAGCGGTCAAGTGGCTGCCGGTATCCTCTCGAGGCTACGGGTCTGCGATGTGGATACGATGCCACCGACCAAGGGGAGAATCTTCACACCCATCCATGGGGCGGCTGGCTACGATAGCTGCCACTGGTTCAACCCGCCAAGGCCCCTGCAGGACTTGTTGCTACAGCACCATCGTCGGGTTAAGTCGTCTGGTACCGAGCGGCTGTTGTTTCACGAGGCACTTCGGGGCGATGAGGTAGAGGACGGATGTCTTGATGAGCGCGTTCGCAAAATCCTGAACCAATATCTCAAAGTCATCGCAAACGCACCGACGACGCGTGAGATGGGTATCTCCTTACCTCGTACCTGGACGGGGGTATCCCTGGCGGGGCGCTGGTTGGCCCGACGGCATGGTGTACCCCCGGCTGTCCTGGAAATTCTTGCCGTATACCCACTACCAGTGGCACCTCTGGACTTAGAGCTTCATCGCACGCCGAACTCCATTCCTTCAAGGCGCCACTACCCTGAATACGGTTCCGAGACTTATCTTGAGGAGTCTATTGCGCAGGTGTCGGCTCCTCTGCCAAAACTGAGTATCTCTGGCGATCAGCCCTTGGGGGATTGGAGCGCCGCTGCTCGCCTTGAATTGCAACGGTTTCTCCGTCAATCCCAGGAAAGCTGCGCAAATCGGGAGGGAGGTCCGTTGGTCGCGTCCAGAGGTAAGGTGTTCGCGAGCTTGGTCTTGGCGGCTCTGAAAAGGGCCGATCGGCTACAGTCATCGACGCGAAGCGTCCTTCATATGGCGCTGCACTGGCTGGCTGAAAAGCTTGGGAAACGCGAGATACGACTGAGCACTGCACGTACGTATGTCGGGAGGCTTTTCCAGCCCCGCTTGTTTGATGTTTCGGAAAGCATCGACATGGCGTCATGGGATGACGAATTCATCGAGCACATTACGCTGCAGCTACTCGAAAATCCAAAATGGTCCCACAAGACACAGCAAGAGTTTCTCGATAAATGGATGCAGTTTCTTCGATATTGTGCTCGGGAAGATATCGGCGTGATATCGCCCAGCGACCTGCCGCGATGGGATAACCAGAAACATAATCCAGAAATCCATGTGGGTCGCAGGACGCTGATTACGCCGTTTCAGTTTGATTTCGTGCTTCGAGTATTGGATGACCGTCAGGATTTGACAAAAGAAAAAAGGCAGGAACTTCAGGCGGTACTCATTCTGGGGTTTTATGGCGGATTACGGTCGTCAGAAGTTCTGAATCTCACAGTTGCGGATGTGGTCAGTGGTATCGACGAGTTTTATGTGCTCGTGCGGCAGACAAAGACACCGGCCGGGAGACGATCTGTACCATTTCACCGGATTCTTCCAGAAGAAACACTACGTATCCTCAAGTCCTGGTGCCGTGATCGCTTTGATATCGCCAAGGGGGAAGAGGGCGGCGCGAGCGTGAGAAGAATTCCAATGGTCGGGCCCCTTGTCGCCAATCGTAGGCCCAGTTGGCAGGAAGTGATAGCAGAACCCATTCAAGTGCTGAGACAGGCCTTGCAAGCCGATATCGATTTCCATGGGCTGAGGCACTGTGCAGCTTCCTGGTTGGTATTACGTGGTTACGCTGCTTATCACTCCGATATACGAGAGAGCCTGAGTCATGCTGATCATGCCATCTTTAGCGATATCTGTTTAGAACGTCTTCGCGGCTTATTCGAGACCTATGAGCCTCAAGCATCCGTAGGTGAAGAAAAATTTCTTGTGCATATCGCAAAGATCATAGGGCATGCCAACCTGAGAACCCTGATTTTGACCTATACGCATACGCTTGGCCCGATACAAAGTCATGCTTTACGATCTGCCAATGAATGGGTCGTTCATGCAAATAGGATAAACGTCGGTTGCCATACGGAAGAAAAGCAAGGGAGGTAG
- a CDS encoding site-specific integrase — protein MSTNAHTPSEVLQLWEKELEDPPNIIIEFIFDFGVPVSRSCLKKVTEWTGRGAELNEVVDRLAHIQQDQPSALYTTYPLFAAHLAISKDFGPVIEAHEVITHYLGREAIGEDVDLTSPDTYYNDCLVVRKALKEILRASPWPGQLRNEFKKRVQTEGSLNSLTHAEWTRARGLVTGDRVPGVPRATRDTAYDSNTHTAKIKRPTTLSQSDLHTYPVVSGGKRSVWEEDPVGLDIPEFAPKALKDMTKELSGVEPSDPDIPVSYCRRVADLRTPGDDRRIASILPWIQTTRGVRSEADIHRLPLTLLIQAIHHLYRSSKWREWACAWLMCTTGLPSRRIKELVVVDAGVDKVWSESSCRYCRHTGLLEIHLSDGPSGPVGAEHRVVRLAIPIGIGAVLLDSGQQYPFRQTPGYIDHSLRRAFQGHSGLPPTANRIRSTGEALIQGMAQDNTAALALRGEFGHASRGAAAYRRLEDGELSLLFSRVTSHLRELAKAHGLHDVGAFPVQVTDQEAVDKGPVGFVGSSKALPPEYFQSVFAHLESEVDKAAAQTHREIGSTGVTVETLLKLQQTHARLTYLALLFSTGIRPIVKRTQLRLIDDCWHVQDKDSTDYEERRVIPALRSVVSQVLWHRQLTEELLRRAPSLKRMRQESCYDKEQDLPLWMEQTSGGIRTRRMQQKDFDAVGFDYGLAPRATRHTFVATLRSRVSESELNAMLGHSGGGWFRESTISMTSTPYSKHTRQVLSEFVESGGFSARNPMERYVC, from the coding sequence ATGAGCACTAACGCCCATACCCCAAGCGAAGTATTGCAACTCTGGGAGAAAGAGCTTGAAGATCCACCAAATATCATAATCGAATTCATTTTCGATTTTGGTGTCCCCGTGAGCCGGTCCTGTCTGAAAAAGGTAACAGAATGGACAGGAAGGGGGGCTGAATTAAATGAAGTGGTGGACCGCTTAGCACACATCCAACAGGATCAGCCATCGGCCCTATACACGACGTATCCGCTTTTTGCGGCGCATCTGGCGATCAGTAAGGATTTTGGCCCGGTTATTGAGGCGCATGAGGTCATTACTCATTATCTGGGGAGAGAGGCCATTGGGGAAGATGTCGACTTGACTAGCCCGGATACCTATTATAACGACTGCTTGGTCGTTCGTAAGGCGCTGAAGGAAATCCTGAGAGCGTCTCCATGGCCGGGCCAGCTGCGTAATGAATTTAAAAAACGCGTGCAAACGGAAGGATCCCTGAATTCTCTGACTCATGCCGAATGGACACGAGCCCGTGGACTCGTCACAGGAGACAGGGTGCCTGGTGTTCCTCGGGCGACAAGAGATACTGCATATGACTCGAACACACATACGGCGAAGATCAAGCGACCGACTACATTGAGTCAGTCAGACCTTCACACCTATCCAGTCGTTTCGGGTGGGAAAAGAAGCGTTTGGGAGGAGGATCCAGTGGGTTTGGATATCCCCGAGTTTGCTCCCAAGGCGCTAAAGGATATGACTAAGGAATTATCAGGCGTTGAACCGTCGGATCCTGATATTCCAGTCTCTTACTGTCGCCGTGTGGCGGACCTGCGTACTCCGGGTGATGATCGGCGCATCGCATCCATTCTTCCCTGGATTCAGACAACACGCGGTGTACGTAGTGAGGCCGATATCCACCGGCTCCCACTCACCTTGCTGATTCAGGCAATTCATCATTTGTACAGGTCTTCGAAGTGGCGCGAGTGGGCCTGTGCGTGGCTGATGTGCACAACAGGCCTTCCTTCCCGCCGGATCAAGGAGCTGGTAGTGGTGGATGCGGGTGTCGACAAGGTCTGGAGTGAAAGCAGCTGCCGATATTGTCGGCACACTGGCTTGCTCGAGATACATCTTTCTGACGGGCCGAGCGGTCCAGTCGGTGCCGAGCATCGGGTGGTGCGCCTGGCCATCCCGATTGGAATAGGTGCGGTCCTGCTGGATTCGGGGCAACAATATCCATTCAGGCAGACCCCTGGTTACATTGATCATTCACTGCGGCGCGCATTTCAAGGACATTCAGGGTTGCCGCCGACGGCTAATCGCATCCGATCCACCGGGGAAGCGCTGATCCAGGGTATGGCACAAGACAATACGGCGGCACTGGCACTCAGGGGAGAGTTCGGGCATGCATCCAGGGGTGCGGCAGCGTATCGCCGACTCGAAGATGGGGAACTCAGTCTTCTCTTTTCACGGGTAACGAGCCACCTTCGGGAACTGGCGAAAGCGCACGGGTTACATGATGTGGGAGCTTTCCCCGTCCAGGTGACGGATCAGGAGGCTGTAGACAAAGGGCCAGTTGGATTCGTGGGGTCCAGCAAGGCATTACCGCCTGAGTATTTTCAAAGTGTGTTTGCACACCTTGAATCTGAGGTGGATAAAGCCGCAGCCCAAACTCACAGGGAGATAGGGAGTACTGGCGTCACCGTAGAAACTCTGCTGAAACTCCAGCAGACGCATGCGCGGCTGACGTACCTGGCTTTGCTGTTCAGTACCGGTATTCGTCCCATCGTTAAGCGTACGCAACTACGCTTGATTGATGATTGCTGGCATGTTCAGGATAAGGATAGTACTGATTATGAGGAACGCCGAGTGATTCCCGCGTTACGGTCGGTGGTCTCTCAGGTATTGTGGCATCGACAGCTGACCGAAGAACTGCTGCGGCGAGCGCCCTCACTGAAGCGAATGCGACAGGAGAGTTGTTATGACAAAGAGCAGGATTTGCCCCTTTGGATGGAGCAAACGTCCGGGGGCATCCGAACCCGGCGCATGCAACAAAAGGATTTTGATGCTGTTGGGTTTGATTATGGACTGGCGCCGCGTGCTACGCGCCATACGTTCGTCGCCACCCTGCGCAGTCGTGTTTCAGAGTCTGAGTTGAATGCCATGCTTGGTCATTCTGGGGGAGGTTGGTTTCGTGAATCGACTATCTCAATGACCTCCACGCCGTATTCGAAGCATACCCGGCAGGTGCTATCCGAATTTGTTGAATCAGGGGGATTCAGCGCAAGAAATCCCATGGAGCGATATGTCTGTTAG